In the Gossypium raimondii isolate GPD5lz chromosome 9, ASM2569854v1, whole genome shotgun sequence genome, one interval contains:
- the LOC105799218 gene encoding F-box/LRR-repeat protein At1g67190 isoform X2 has translation MCCLLISSARDVVIASATCRKWREAYRKHLHTLAFNSNDWPAYCDISPILLEILITRTIFQTTGLQGLSILMDDAGEFTASTVIAWFMYTRETLRRLFYNVPTSPNVNILAICGRQKLEILAVAHNSITGVEPNFQRFPCLKSLSLSHVCISALDLSLLLTACPKLESLELVDPEIAISDAQVTVELSSPTLKSIYVEAISLDKFILETDSIERLHLRDCALEVFELIGKGTLKYFKIDDVSVIHLDIAETVDNLEVVDVSSFTIIWTRFYQMISRSSKLRKLRLWDVTFDDYDEGIDLETIAVCFPQLKHLSLCYELRDGLMHYGLQGSSNLENVTVLELGWTVINDFFSHWIEELLKRCPNLKKLIIFGVISEAKSHEECQILAKFTSSIVRLMRKYMHVEVQFEYE, from the exons ATGTGTTGTTTGCTTATATCTA GTGCCCGGGATGTGGTGATAGCCTCTGCAACATGTCGAAAATGGCGTGAAGCTTATCGGAAACATCTTCACACCTTAGCATTTAATTCTAATGATTGGCCTGCTTATTGTGATATTTCACCTATACTATTAGAGATCTTGATTACTCGAACAATATTCCAAACTACAGGACTGCAAGGCTTGTCTATTTTGATGGATGATGCTGGTGAGTTCACGGCTTCAACTGTTATTGCGTGGTTCATGTATACCCGAGAAACCTTGCGCCGGTTGTTTTATAATGTCCCGACTAGCCCAAATGTTAACATTCTTGCAATATGTGGGAGGCAGAAGCTGGAAATATTGGCAGTAGCCCACAATTCTATAACAGGTGTTGAACCTAATTTTCAGAGATTCCCTTGTTTGAAGTCCCTCTCTCTGAGTCATGTTTGTATTTCAGCTTTGGATTTGAGCCTATTACTCACTGCATGTCCAAAGCTTGAGAGCTTGGAGCTTGTTGACCCAGAGATAGCAATATCAGATGCACAGGTGACGGTTGAACTGAGTAGCCCGACACTAAAGAGTATTTATGTTGAAGCTATTAGTTTGGATAAATTTATCCTGGAGACTGATAGTATTGAGCGTTTGCACTTGAGGGATTGTGCCCTTGAGGTTTTTGAATTGATTGGGAAAGGcactttgaaatattttaagattGATGATGTTAGTGTGATACATCTTGACATTGCTGAGACCGTTGACAATCTTGAGGTTGTTGATGTAAGTAGCTTCACAATAATCTGGACAAGGTTCTACCAGATGATTTCAAGATCCTCAAAATTGAGGAAGCTCCGGCTTTGGGACGTCACCTTTGATGATTATGATGAGGGTATTGATTTGGAAACAATTGCTGTTTGTTTTCCACAATTGAAACATCTTTCATTATGCTACGAATTGAGAGATGGTCTCATGCATTATGGTCTCCAAGGTTCTTCTAATTTGGAGAATGTGACAGTACTAGAGCTTGGATGGACTGTAATCAATGACTTCTTCTCGCATTGGATTGAGGAGCTGCTAAAACGATGCCCAAATCTTAAGaaacttattatttttgggGTTATTTCAGAAGCCAAGTCACACGAGGAATGCCAGATATTGGCCAAATTCACCTCATCTATTGTTCGGCTTATGAGGAAATACATGCATGTAGAGGTGCAATTTGAATATGAGTAA
- the LOC105799218 gene encoding F-box/LRR-repeat protein At1g67190 isoform X3, translated as MDDAGEFTASTVIAWFMYTRETLRRLFYNVPTSPNVNILAICGRQKLEILAVAHNSITGVEPNFQRFPCLKSLSLSHVCISALDLSLLLTACPKLESLELVDPEIAISDAQVTVELSSPTLKSIYVEAISLDKFILETDSIERLHLRDCALEVFELIGKGTLKYFKIDDVSVIHLDIAETVDNLEVVDVSSFTIIWTRFYQMISRSSKLRKLRLWDVTFDDYDEGIDLETIAVCFPQLKHLSLCYELRDGLMHYGLQGSSNLENVTVLELGWTVINDFFSHWIEELLKRCPNLKKLIIFGVISEAKSHEECQILAKFTSSIVRLMRKYMHVEVQFEYE; from the coding sequence ATGGATGATGCTGGTGAGTTCACGGCTTCAACTGTTATTGCGTGGTTCATGTATACCCGAGAAACCTTGCGCCGGTTGTTTTATAATGTCCCGACTAGCCCAAATGTTAACATTCTTGCAATATGTGGGAGGCAGAAGCTGGAAATATTGGCAGTAGCCCACAATTCTATAACAGGTGTTGAACCTAATTTTCAGAGATTCCCTTGTTTGAAGTCCCTCTCTCTGAGTCATGTTTGTATTTCAGCTTTGGATTTGAGCCTATTACTCACTGCATGTCCAAAGCTTGAGAGCTTGGAGCTTGTTGACCCAGAGATAGCAATATCAGATGCACAGGTGACGGTTGAACTGAGTAGCCCGACACTAAAGAGTATTTATGTTGAAGCTATTAGTTTGGATAAATTTATCCTGGAGACTGATAGTATTGAGCGTTTGCACTTGAGGGATTGTGCCCTTGAGGTTTTTGAATTGATTGGGAAAGGcactttgaaatattttaagattGATGATGTTAGTGTGATACATCTTGACATTGCTGAGACCGTTGACAATCTTGAGGTTGTTGATGTAAGTAGCTTCACAATAATCTGGACAAGGTTCTACCAGATGATTTCAAGATCCTCAAAATTGAGGAAGCTCCGGCTTTGGGACGTCACCTTTGATGATTATGATGAGGGTATTGATTTGGAAACAATTGCTGTTTGTTTTCCACAATTGAAACATCTTTCATTATGCTACGAATTGAGAGATGGTCTCATGCATTATGGTCTCCAAGGTTCTTCTAATTTGGAGAATGTGACAGTACTAGAGCTTGGATGGACTGTAATCAATGACTTCTTCTCGCATTGGATTGAGGAGCTGCTAAAACGATGCCCAAATCTTAAGaaacttattatttttgggGTTATTTCAGAAGCCAAGTCACACGAGGAATGCCAGATATTGGCCAAATTCACCTCATCTATTGTTCGGCTTATGAGGAAATACATGCATGTAGAGGTGCAATTTGAATATGAGTAA
- the LOC105799218 gene encoding F-box/LRR-repeat protein At1g67190 isoform X1: MEHLPVEVIGNILSHLEGARDVVIASATCRKWREAYRKHLHTLAFNSNDWPAYCDISPILLEILITRTIFQTTGLQGLSILMDDAGEFTASTVIAWFMYTRETLRRLFYNVPTSPNVNILAICGRQKLEILAVAHNSITGVEPNFQRFPCLKSLSLSHVCISALDLSLLLTACPKLESLELVDPEIAISDAQVTVELSSPTLKSIYVEAISLDKFILETDSIERLHLRDCALEVFELIGKGTLKYFKIDDVSVIHLDIAETVDNLEVVDVSSFTIIWTRFYQMISRSSKLRKLRLWDVTFDDYDEGIDLETIAVCFPQLKHLSLCYELRDGLMHYGLQGSSNLENVTVLELGWTVINDFFSHWIEELLKRCPNLKKLIIFGVISEAKSHEECQILAKFTSSIVRLMRKYMHVEVQFEYE, translated from the coding sequence ATGGAGCATCTACCTGTTGAAGTAATTGGAAATATTTTATCTCACCTTGAAGGTGCCCGGGATGTGGTGATAGCCTCTGCAACATGTCGAAAATGGCGTGAAGCTTATCGGAAACATCTTCACACCTTAGCATTTAATTCTAATGATTGGCCTGCTTATTGTGATATTTCACCTATACTATTAGAGATCTTGATTACTCGAACAATATTCCAAACTACAGGACTGCAAGGCTTGTCTATTTTGATGGATGATGCTGGTGAGTTCACGGCTTCAACTGTTATTGCGTGGTTCATGTATACCCGAGAAACCTTGCGCCGGTTGTTTTATAATGTCCCGACTAGCCCAAATGTTAACATTCTTGCAATATGTGGGAGGCAGAAGCTGGAAATATTGGCAGTAGCCCACAATTCTATAACAGGTGTTGAACCTAATTTTCAGAGATTCCCTTGTTTGAAGTCCCTCTCTCTGAGTCATGTTTGTATTTCAGCTTTGGATTTGAGCCTATTACTCACTGCATGTCCAAAGCTTGAGAGCTTGGAGCTTGTTGACCCAGAGATAGCAATATCAGATGCACAGGTGACGGTTGAACTGAGTAGCCCGACACTAAAGAGTATTTATGTTGAAGCTATTAGTTTGGATAAATTTATCCTGGAGACTGATAGTATTGAGCGTTTGCACTTGAGGGATTGTGCCCTTGAGGTTTTTGAATTGATTGGGAAAGGcactttgaaatattttaagattGATGATGTTAGTGTGATACATCTTGACATTGCTGAGACCGTTGACAATCTTGAGGTTGTTGATGTAAGTAGCTTCACAATAATCTGGACAAGGTTCTACCAGATGATTTCAAGATCCTCAAAATTGAGGAAGCTCCGGCTTTGGGACGTCACCTTTGATGATTATGATGAGGGTATTGATTTGGAAACAATTGCTGTTTGTTTTCCACAATTGAAACATCTTTCATTATGCTACGAATTGAGAGATGGTCTCATGCATTATGGTCTCCAAGGTTCTTCTAATTTGGAGAATGTGACAGTACTAGAGCTTGGATGGACTGTAATCAATGACTTCTTCTCGCATTGGATTGAGGAGCTGCTAAAACGATGCCCAAATCTTAAGaaacttattatttttgggGTTATTTCAGAAGCCAAGTCACACGAGGAATGCCAGATATTGGCCAAATTCACCTCATCTATTGTTCGGCTTATGAGGAAATACATGCATGTAGAGGTGCAATTTGAATATGAGTAA
- the LOC105799220 gene encoding structural maintenance of chromosomes protein 4-like, with product MGMETKDEFTTREPEQAQVGSRGPRLVINEMVMRNFKSYASEQRVGPFHKEVEKDVKARTRGEMGAAKSLCTPFEQPELSEGETSFKERSWD from the exons ATGGGGATGGAAACGAAGGATGAGTTCACGACTCGCGAGCCAGAGCAGGCCCAAGTGGGATCTCGAGGACCGAGGTTAGTAATTAACGAGATGGTGATGAGGAACTTCAAGTCTTATGCCAGTGAGCAGCGCGTCGGTCCCTTTCACAAg GAGGTGGAGAAAGATGTGAAAGCTCGAACAAGGGGTGAGATGGGAGCAGCTAAGTCTCTTTGTACCCCATTCGAACAACCTGAACTCTCAGAAG GTGAGACATCGTTTAAGGAAAGATCATGGGATTGA